In one window of Polynucleobacter sp. AM-7D1 DNA:
- a CDS encoding homoserine dehydrogenase produces MKPIQVGLLGIGTVGGGVFTVLERNQDEITRRAGRGIRINTVADLNVERAKELVKDRAQVVSDARAVINNPEIDIVVELIGGYGIAKDLVLEAIAAGKHVVTANKALIAVHGNEIFQAAHEKGVMVAFEAAVAGGIPIIKALREGLTANRIEWIAGIINGTTNFILSEMRDKGLDFATVLKEAQRLGYAEADPTFDIEGVDAAHKATIMSAIAFGIPMQFEKAHVEGITKLDAIDIKYAEQLGYRIKLLGIAKKTSSGVELRVHPTLIPTKRLIANVEGAMNAVQVFGDAVGTTLYYGKGAGSEPTASAVIADLVDITRLLGASPENRVPYLAFQPDAVRDITVLPMGEITTSYYLRLRVADQAGVLADITKILAAHGISIDALLQKEADEGESQTDLVALTHETKEKHMLAAIAEIQNLKTVAGEVVKIRLENLS; encoded by the coding sequence ATGAAACCGATTCAAGTTGGTCTATTAGGTATTGGCACTGTGGGTGGTGGAGTATTTACTGTTCTCGAGCGTAACCAAGATGAAATTACCCGTCGCGCTGGCCGTGGTATTCGTATTAATACAGTTGCTGATCTCAATGTAGAGCGTGCCAAAGAATTGGTAAAAGATCGCGCTCAAGTAGTGAGTGATGCTCGTGCAGTCATTAATAATCCTGAGATTGATATCGTTGTTGAGTTGATTGGTGGTTACGGTATTGCTAAAGATTTGGTGCTAGAGGCAATCGCCGCAGGCAAGCATGTAGTGACGGCTAATAAGGCATTGATCGCCGTTCATGGCAATGAAATTTTTCAGGCTGCCCATGAAAAAGGTGTGATGGTTGCATTTGAGGCGGCTGTAGCGGGTGGTATTCCAATCATCAAGGCCTTGCGCGAAGGTTTGACTGCAAACCGTATCGAATGGATCGCTGGCATCATCAATGGCACAACCAATTTCATTCTTTCTGAGATGCGTGACAAAGGCTTAGACTTTGCAACCGTCTTAAAAGAGGCGCAGCGTTTAGGCTACGCAGAAGCGGATCCGACATTTGATATTGAAGGTGTAGACGCTGCACACAAGGCAACCATCATGAGTGCCATTGCATTTGGTATTCCAATGCAATTTGAAAAAGCGCATGTTGAGGGTATTACCAAGTTGGATGCCATCGATATTAAATACGCTGAGCAGTTGGGCTATCGCATCAAGTTACTTGGTATCGCCAAGAAGACATCTAGTGGTGTCGAATTACGTGTGCACCCAACTTTGATTCCAACGAAGCGTTTAATTGCTAACGTAGAAGGTGCTATGAATGCCGTTCAGGTATTCGGCGATGCTGTTGGTACCACGCTGTACTACGGTAAAGGCGCGGGTTCAGAGCCAACTGCTTCCGCTGTGATTGCCGACTTAGTAGATATCACACGATTATTAGGTGCGAGCCCTGAGAACCGTGTCCCATACCTCGCTTTCCAACCAGATGCAGTGCGCGACATTACTGTATTGCCTATGGGTGAAATCACCACCAGCTACTATTTACGCTTGCGTGTAGCAGATCAGGCCGGCGTTTTAGCTGACATCACAAAAATTTTGGCAGCTCATGGCATCTCGATTGACGCGCTCTTGCAAAAAGAAGCGGACGAGGGTGAAAGCCAAACTGATTTGGTAGCTCTGACTCACGAAACCAAAGAAAAGCACATGCTAGCAGCGATTGCTGAAATCCAGAATCTAAAAACTGTTGCTGGCGAAGTAGTGAAGATCCGCTTAGAAAATCTGTCCTAA
- a CDS encoding pyridoxal phosphate-dependent aminotransferase, with translation MKPILKSEKLNHVCYDIRGPVLELAQRMEEEGHKIIKLNIGNVGVFGFDPPEEIQLDMIRNLGNASAYSDSKGIFAARKAIMQYCQEKGIQGVTLDDIYTGNGVSELIVLAMNALLNNGDEVLVPAPDYPLWTAAVSLSGGTPVHYLCDESKEWAPDLADLRKKITPRTKAIVVINPNNPTGAIYSKEVLTELTSIAREHGLILFADEIYDKMLYDQEKHISLASLSTDVVTITFNGLSKNYRSCGYRAGWMIVSGDKEMIRDYIEGLNMLSSMRLCANVPGQYAIQTALGGYQSINDLVNEGGRLAKQRELAWKLITAIPGVTCVKPKSALYLFPKLDPEMYPIEDDQQFIADLLKEEKVLLVQGSGFNWGKPDHFRLVFLPHEDVLNEAIGRLARFLERYRQKHSRKAANSTATKAS, from the coding sequence GTGAAACCGATCCTAAAGTCCGAAAAACTCAATCACGTCTGCTATGACATTCGTGGACCCGTGCTGGAGCTTGCTCAGCGCATGGAGGAGGAGGGTCACAAAATTATCAAATTAAACATCGGTAATGTAGGTGTTTTTGGCTTTGATCCTCCAGAAGAGATTCAGTTGGACATGATCCGTAATTTGGGTAATGCCTCAGCGTACTCCGATTCCAAGGGAATTTTTGCGGCTCGTAAGGCCATCATGCAGTATTGCCAAGAAAAAGGCATCCAGGGGGTTACTTTGGATGACATCTATACCGGCAATGGCGTTTCAGAATTAATCGTCTTGGCAATGAACGCACTGCTTAATAATGGCGATGAAGTGTTGGTACCAGCCCCTGACTATCCATTGTGGACAGCTGCTGTGAGTCTGTCTGGTGGTACCCCAGTGCATTACTTGTGTGATGAGTCCAAAGAATGGGCTCCTGATTTGGCAGATTTGCGTAAAAAGATCACGCCGCGCACTAAAGCGATTGTGGTGATTAATCCCAACAATCCAACTGGCGCCATCTACTCAAAAGAAGTATTGACTGAGTTAACCTCCATCGCCCGTGAGCATGGATTGATTCTGTTCGCCGATGAGATTTACGACAAGATGTTGTATGACCAAGAAAAGCATATCTCCTTGGCATCCTTATCTACTGATGTGGTCACCATTACCTTCAATGGTTTATCTAAGAACTACCGCTCTTGCGGCTACCGAGCTGGCTGGATGATAGTTTCTGGTGACAAAGAGATGATCCGGGATTACATCGAGGGCCTCAATATGTTGTCCTCGATGCGCCTGTGTGCCAACGTACCGGGTCAGTATGCAATTCAAACGGCATTGGGTGGTTATCAAAGCATCAATGATTTGGTCAACGAAGGTGGTCGCTTAGCAAAGCAGCGTGAGCTTGCTTGGAAGCTCATTACTGCGATCCCGGGCGTGACATGCGTGAAACCAAAGTCTGCTTTGTACTTATTTCCAAAGCTTGATCCTGAGATGTATCCAATCGAGGATGATCAGCAATTTATTGCCGATCTTTTGAAAGAAGAAAAAGTGTTGTTAGTACAAGGCTCTGGTTTTAACTGGGGCAAGCCAGATCATTTCCGTTTAGTGTTCTTACCTCACGAGGATGTGCTTAATGAGGCGATTGGTCGCCTTGCACGTTTTCTTGAGCGTTATCGTCAAAAACATAGTCGCAAAGCGGCTAATTCAACAGCAACAAAGGCATCATGA
- a CDS encoding Mth938-like domain-containing protein: MKLQSDPHSGANTITGYGDGYIEINKIPYSHAVLLSSDGEILEWSVSSFEELSPADFAKMASLKPELIIIGTGKRQRFPKPELLKTLIEAKLGFEVMDSQAACRTYNILVGEGRQVLLALIVEPI; encoded by the coding sequence GTGAAGCTTCAATCTGACCCCCATTCCGGAGCCAATACGATCACCGGTTACGGCGATGGCTACATCGAGATCAATAAGATCCCCTACAGTCACGCGGTTTTATTGAGCTCGGATGGTGAAATCCTTGAGTGGTCAGTGAGCTCCTTTGAGGAGCTAAGTCCTGCTGATTTCGCCAAAATGGCCTCTCTCAAGCCCGAATTAATCATTATTGGCACTGGCAAACGCCAGCGCTTCCCGAAGCCTGAGCTTTTAAAAACCCTCATAGAGGCTAAGCTTGGCTTTGAAGTAATGGATTCTCAAGCGGCTTGTCGAACTTACAACATTCTTGTTGGCGAAGGTCGCCAGGTGTTACTTGCCCTCATTGTGGAACCTATCTAA
- a CDS encoding glycosyltransferase family 39 protein yields MQFGQVRQSSTLNPASILILVLVYALLWFGTLNYRHLIPSDEGRYAEIAREMLVTGDWVTPRYNGYKYFEKPPLQIWATATAFNLFGIGDWQARLWTALTGFLTIVFIGFTGAKIYSARAGWLAAIALASSPMWVIGGHINSLDMGLSAFLVAALCSLLLAQTSHNSSDTRKWMWACWAFMALATLSKGVIGLAIPGMVFIVYSITAWDWKIWKRLHIISGTILFLAITAPWFVLVAQRNPEFLEFFFIHEHLQRFTQTAHSRTGPIYYFIPLLLLGFLPWIAQTPGAITQAWRERNREFSSGWLLTCWFAVIMGFFSVSQSKLPGYIIPVFPALAMLVGHCLDRKLDSSNSLGLPWKLQTIFFAILGGVGFFFLDQVGKQARPDEIESYAQYVYWIIAALIALISFSLLAFIQSKRYGLKSITSFAGGFFLCAIIAGTGHETLGRAVSGIDLVEKVKAGIPEKVNFYSIRILDHTVPFYLGRTMIMVESPDELEFGVKQEPQLWLPTFDAFIERWKEDQTAYALMVPEQYIELQKLNIPMQEVGRDSRRVIVKHPESLSNSAQ; encoded by the coding sequence ATGCAGTTTGGCCAAGTGCGGCAATCCAGCACCCTAAACCCAGCATCTATTTTGATACTGGTTCTTGTGTATGCCTTGCTATGGTTTGGGACCTTGAACTACCGTCACCTCATTCCTTCTGACGAAGGGCGTTACGCCGAGATTGCTCGTGAGATGCTCGTCACTGGAGATTGGGTTACTCCTCGCTATAACGGCTACAAGTATTTTGAAAAACCCCCACTACAAATTTGGGCTACTGCTACCGCCTTTAATCTTTTTGGCATCGGTGATTGGCAGGCGCGCTTATGGACTGCGCTCACTGGTTTTCTAACAATTGTATTTATTGGATTTACTGGGGCAAAGATTTATAGCGCACGAGCAGGTTGGTTAGCTGCTATCGCTTTAGCATCGAGCCCAATGTGGGTGATTGGTGGCCACATCAACTCGCTGGACATGGGATTGTCAGCATTTTTAGTTGCTGCCCTCTGCAGTCTTTTATTGGCACAAACTTCTCATAACTCGAGTGACACCAGGAAATGGATGTGGGCTTGCTGGGCCTTCATGGCTCTAGCAACCCTATCGAAAGGCGTGATTGGACTAGCTATACCGGGAATGGTTTTTATTGTTTATTCCATTACTGCATGGGACTGGAAAATCTGGAAGCGTCTTCACATTATTAGCGGCACCATTTTATTTTTAGCAATTACTGCGCCCTGGTTTGTTCTGGTAGCGCAACGTAATCCAGAGTTTCTGGAGTTCTTCTTTATTCATGAGCACCTGCAACGTTTTACGCAAACAGCCCATAGCAGAACCGGCCCGATTTATTACTTCATTCCACTGCTACTACTAGGCTTTTTGCCATGGATTGCACAAACCCCTGGTGCTATTACTCAAGCTTGGCGAGAGCGTAATCGCGAGTTCTCCAGCGGCTGGTTACTGACCTGTTGGTTTGCCGTGATCATGGGCTTCTTTAGCGTCTCTCAATCGAAGTTACCTGGCTATATCATCCCAGTCTTTCCGGCACTCGCAATGCTTGTTGGGCATTGCTTAGATCGTAAATTAGACTCTAGCAATTCACTGGGATTGCCTTGGAAGTTACAAACGATCTTCTTTGCAATTTTGGGTGGGGTTGGATTTTTCTTTTTGGATCAGGTTGGAAAACAAGCCCGGCCTGATGAGATTGAATCCTATGCGCAATATGTCTATTGGATCATCGCAGCACTGATTGCATTAATTTCTTTTAGCCTCTTAGCATTTATTCAAAGCAAGCGCTATGGGTTAAAGAGCATCACGAGTTTTGCTGGTGGCTTTTTTCTCTGCGCAATCATCGCCGGTACGGGACATGAAACTCTCGGTCGCGCAGTCTCTGGCATTGACCTGGTGGAAAAGGTGAAGGCCGGCATTCCAGAGAAAGTGAACTTTTATTCCATAAGAATCCTAGACCATACGGTGCCTTTCTATTTAGGCAGAACCATGATCATGGTGGAGTCTCCGGATGAGTTGGAGTTTGGTGTGAAACAAGAACCCCAATTGTGGCTTCCCACCTTTGATGCCTTTATCGAGCGCTGGAAGGAAGATCAAACCGCGTATGCCTTAATGGTCCCCGAGCAATATATTGAGTTACAAAAATTAAATATCCCAATGCAAGAAGTGGGAAGAGATTCTCGGCGCGTCATTGTTAAACACCCAGAATCACTAAGTAACTCTGCACAATAA
- a CDS encoding DegT/DnrJ/EryC1/StrS aminotransferase family protein: MSANSNSLPFIPFTRPHFNQETIDAVAEVLRSGWVTSGPKLAEFEATLGEYFGGRPVRCFANGTATMKIALQVAGIGPGDEVITTPISWVATSNVILSVGAKPVFVDIDPVSRNIDLNKVAAAITPKTRAIMPVYLAGLPVNMDQLYDLAKQYQLRVIEDAAQAFGSQWKGQKIGSIGDLVSFSFQANKNLSTVEGGCLVLNNADEAKLAEKFRLQGLTRQGMDGMDVDVLGGKDNLTDVNAVIGLHQLKQLPTFQARRSNLARMYFDAIRTKIKSAGLDDLNLELPVENFSDSNWHMFQVVLPLEQLNVDRAEVMTELKDLGIGTGVHYPTITGFTLYQKLGYQVDATPIAQRIGRSILTLPLFPGMADEDIGRIASALVGILKKHRKN, encoded by the coding sequence ATGTCAGCCAATTCAAACTCTCTGCCATTTATTCCGTTTACGCGCCCGCACTTTAATCAAGAAACAATTGATGCAGTTGCAGAGGTATTGCGCTCTGGTTGGGTAACCTCAGGACCGAAGTTGGCGGAATTTGAAGCCACCTTGGGCGAATACTTTGGCGGACGCCCAGTGCGGTGTTTTGCCAACGGCACTGCCACCATGAAAATCGCTCTGCAGGTTGCTGGTATTGGTCCAGGCGATGAAGTGATTACTACCCCGATTTCTTGGGTAGCCACCTCAAACGTCATTCTGAGCGTTGGTGCAAAACCTGTGTTTGTCGATATCGATCCCGTGAGCAGGAATATCGACTTAAATAAAGTGGCCGCAGCCATTACACCAAAGACGCGCGCCATCATGCCAGTGTATTTGGCTGGGCTTCCAGTCAATATGGATCAACTCTATGACTTGGCTAAGCAATATCAGCTACGTGTGATTGAAGATGCAGCGCAAGCATTTGGATCGCAGTGGAAGGGTCAAAAGATTGGCAGTATTGGTGATCTCGTGAGTTTTAGTTTTCAGGCAAATAAAAATTTATCCACTGTTGAGGGTGGCTGCCTTGTTCTTAATAATGCAGATGAAGCAAAGCTTGCTGAGAAGTTTCGTCTGCAAGGCCTTACCCGCCAAGGCATGGATGGTATGGACGTTGATGTCCTTGGTGGTAAGGATAATTTGACAGATGTAAATGCTGTGATTGGTTTACATCAACTCAAACAGTTACCGACATTTCAGGCACGTAGAAGTAATTTAGCAAGAATGTACTTCGATGCAATTCGCACTAAAATCAAGTCCGCCGGCTTAGATGATCTGAATCTAGAACTTCCTGTAGAAAACTTTAGCGATAGCAACTGGCATATGTTCCAGGTCGTACTGCCTCTCGAACAACTGAATGTGGATCGAGCGGAGGTAATGACTGAACTCAAAGATCTAGGTATTGGTACAGGCGTTCACTACCCCACCATTACTGGATTTACGCTTTACCAAAAGCTAGGCTACCAAGTTGATGCCACCCCTATTGCACAGCGTATTGGTCGATCGATCCTGACCCTTCCCCTCTTCCCAGGAATGGCCGATGAAGATATTGGCCGTATAGCTAGCGCTTTAGTGGGAATTTTGAAGAAACATCGCAAAAACTAA
- a CDS encoding glycosyltransferase, with translation MTANLATQACNPSLSVVIPVYNEEDGLQALFDRLYPALDAMASKRNIAYEVVFVNDGSKDRSAGILAKQVELRSDVTRAVLFHSNFGQHMAIMAGFEYSRGEYIITLDADLQNPPEEIDALVNELLKGHDYVGTIRANRRDSFFRKFASRAMNHLREKITRITMTDQGCMLRGYSRRIIDLVRQCDESNTFIPALAYTFASNPTEISVKHEERFAGESKYSLYQLIRLNFDLVTGFSVMPLQIFSILGMLLAMAAGSLFIYLLVRRFVLGAEVEGVFTLFALTFFLIGVMLFGLGLLGEYIGRIYQQVRERPRYVVQTVLEKK, from the coding sequence ATGACTGCAAATTTAGCTACCCAAGCCTGCAATCCCTCGCTCAGCGTTGTTATTCCCGTCTACAACGAGGAAGACGGCCTTCAAGCACTCTTTGATCGTTTATACCCCGCACTAGATGCGATGGCTAGCAAGCGCAACATTGCTTATGAAGTAGTGTTTGTAAATGATGGCAGCAAAGATCGCTCCGCCGGCATCCTGGCTAAGCAAGTTGAATTGCGTTCTGATGTCACTCGGGCGGTTTTATTTCATAGTAACTTTGGTCAACACATGGCCATCATGGCTGGCTTTGAATACTCCCGCGGTGAATACATCATCACGCTAGATGCAGATTTACAGAATCCCCCCGAAGAAATTGATGCCTTAGTAAATGAATTACTCAAGGGTCATGACTACGTTGGCACGATTCGTGCGAATCGTCGAGATAGCTTCTTTAGAAAATTTGCTTCCCGTGCCATGAATCATTTGCGGGAAAAAATTACTCGCATCACGATGACCGACCAAGGCTGCATGCTGCGTGGCTATAGCCGTCGTATTATTGATCTTGTTCGTCAGTGTGACGAGAGCAATACATTTATTCCAGCGCTAGCTTATACCTTCGCATCGAATCCAACTGAAATCAGCGTTAAACACGAAGAGCGTTTTGCTGGTGAATCTAAATATAGCCTCTATCAGCTTATTCGCTTGAACTTTGATTTGGTAACCGGCTTCTCCGTAATGCCTTTACAGATTTTCTCGATCCTGGGAATGTTGCTAGCAATGGCTGCGGGTAGCCTGTTTATATACCTCCTGGTCCGCCGCTTTGTTCTAGGCGCTGAAGTTGAAGGAGTCTTCACACTCTTTGCGCTCACCTTCTTCTTGATTGGCGTAATGCTGTTTGGTCTTGGTTTGCTCGGTGAATATATTGGCCGTATCTACCAACAGGTACGTGAGCGTCCACGCTATGTTGTGCAAACTGTTTTAGAGAAAAAATAA
- a CDS encoding formyltransferase produces the protein MHAVVFAYHDVGVNCLKALIAAGIQIDLVLTHQDDPNENVWFGSVAKLCEAQQIPYITPNANELMDLVPQIQKLAPDYLFSFYYRHMIPAELLACAKIAALNMHGSLLPKYRGRAPVNWAILHGETETGATLHIMEVKPDAGDIVGQSAVSIGPDETATEVFGNVSQAAVAVMNQALPQLVQGKVPRKSNNLAQGSYFGGRKPADGQILWQQTAQQVHNLVRAVAPPYPGAFTDWEGQRRIVARTSLIGPFPEELDLQAPGIQVVDNQVFGVCGDQRAVEILDWFPADS, from the coding sequence TTGCACGCAGTCGTCTTTGCATATCACGATGTTGGTGTTAATTGCCTTAAGGCATTAATCGCTGCGGGTATCCAGATTGATTTGGTACTTACCCATCAAGATGATCCCAACGAGAATGTCTGGTTTGGTAGTGTTGCCAAGCTTTGTGAGGCACAGCAGATTCCTTACATCACACCAAACGCAAACGAGTTAATGGATCTCGTACCCCAGATTCAAAAACTGGCCCCTGACTATCTTTTCTCGTTTTACTATCGCCACATGATTCCGGCCGAGCTCTTGGCCTGCGCCAAAATTGCTGCGCTGAATATGCATGGCTCGCTCCTACCAAAATATCGTGGCCGTGCTCCAGTGAATTGGGCCATTCTCCATGGTGAAACTGAAACCGGCGCCACATTGCACATCATGGAAGTTAAACCAGATGCAGGCGATATCGTGGGGCAATCAGCCGTCTCTATTGGTCCCGATGAAACCGCGACAGAAGTCTTTGGAAACGTCAGTCAAGCAGCCGTAGCCGTCATGAATCAAGCTCTACCCCAGCTTGTTCAGGGCAAAGTCCCCAGAAAGTCCAATAATCTGGCTCAAGGAAGCTATTTTGGAGGTCGAAAACCTGCTGATGGCCAAATTCTGTGGCAACAGACGGCTCAGCAGGTCCATAACCTCGTGAGAGCCGTTGCACCCCCTTATCCTGGAGCCTTTACTGACTGGGAGGGTCAACGCAGGATTGTGGCCCGTACAAGCCTTATAGGCCCATTCCCAGAGGAACTCGATCTTCAGGCTCCCGGCATCCAAGTGGTTGATAATCAGGTATTCGGCGTTTGTGGCGACCAGAGAGCGGTAGAGATACTGGACTGGTTCCCAGCAGACAGCTAA
- a CDS encoding bifunctional UDP-4-keto-pentose/UDP-xylose synthase, translating into MKKVLILGVNGFIGHHLSKRILETTDWDVYGMDMQNDRLGDLVNHPRMHFFEGDITINKEWVEYHIRKCDVILPLVAIATPATYVQQPLKVFELDFEANLPIVRSAVKYKKHLVFPSTSEVYGMCEDGEFDPAKSNMVYGPINKPRWIYACSKQLMDRVIWGYGMEGLRFTLFRPFNWIGPGLDSIYTPKEGSSRVVTQFLGHIVRGESINVVDGGAQKRAFTYVDDGIDALMRIIDNKDGVANGKIYNIGNPKNNHSIRELANQMLEIARSIPEYAKTANEVKIVETTSGAYYGEGYQDVQNRVPAIDNTMSELGWKPTINMSDALKNIFEAYREDVEKARHLVDNE; encoded by the coding sequence ATGAAAAAAGTACTCATTCTTGGCGTAAACGGCTTTATTGGTCATCACCTCTCAAAACGCATCCTGGAGACAACCGATTGGGATGTCTACGGCATGGATATGCAAAACGATCGCCTAGGTGATTTAGTGAACCACCCCCGCATGCATTTCTTTGAGGGCGATATCACCATCAATAAAGAATGGGTTGAGTATCACATTCGTAAATGCGACGTTATTCTGCCTTTAGTAGCCATTGCGACACCGGCCACTTATGTTCAGCAGCCACTCAAAGTATTTGAACTCGACTTCGAAGCTAACTTACCAATCGTACGTTCAGCTGTTAAATATAAAAAGCATTTGGTATTCCCATCTACATCCGAAGTCTATGGCATGTGTGAAGATGGTGAATTTGATCCCGCTAAATCCAATATGGTTTACGGTCCAATCAATAAGCCACGGTGGATCTATGCTTGCTCTAAGCAATTGATGGATCGCGTGATCTGGGGTTACGGCATGGAAGGTCTACGCTTCACTCTCTTCCGCCCATTTAACTGGATTGGCCCAGGTCTAGATAGTATCTACACACCAAAAGAAGGCTCCTCCCGTGTAGTGACGCAATTCTTAGGTCATATTGTTCGCGGTGAATCCATCAACGTGGTTGATGGTGGCGCGCAGAAACGTGCCTTTACTTATGTTGACGATGGCATTGATGCCCTAATGCGCATCATCGATAACAAAGATGGTGTTGCAAACGGCAAGATCTACAACATCGGCAATCCCAAGAACAATCACTCTATTCGTGAACTCGCCAATCAGATGCTAGAGATTGCTCGTAGCATTCCAGAGTATGCGAAGACAGCGAATGAAGTGAAGATTGTAGAAACTACTTCTGGTGCTTACTACGGTGAAGGCTATCAAGACGTTCAAAACCGTGTACCCGCTATTGACAACACCATGAGTGAGTTGGGTTGGAAGCCAACTATTAATATGAGCGACGCGCTGAAGAATATTTTCGAGGCCTATCGTGAAGATGTAGAAAAAGCACGTCACCTGGTTGATAACGAATAA
- a CDS encoding polysaccharide deacetylase family protein, with protein sequence MAKIALKVDVDTLRGTKEGVPNLARTLERFGLKATFLFSLGPDHTGWALKRVFRPGFLKKVSRTSVVEHYGIKTLLYGVLLPGPDIGKQAAAEMRAIDAAGHETGIHTWDHVAWQDAVRNRDAQWTKAQMQKSWDRFVEIFGHTPVTYGAAGWQMNEAAFEQLDQWGIKYSSDGRAEPNLMPYRFDLPSGKAKHVQYPTTLPTFDELIGIDDADEFGAVTRLLEITQSNPNDQVFTLHAELEGQKLLPAFEQLLAGWLNQGHDLVTMGELHQSWEATKQLDKIAVQPVTWGEIPNRSGELILQSS encoded by the coding sequence ATGGCTAAGATTGCACTCAAGGTAGATGTTGACACCCTACGCGGCACTAAAGAAGGCGTCCCCAATCTAGCGCGCACACTTGAACGCTTTGGCCTTAAAGCTACTTTTTTATTTAGCCTAGGTCCAGACCATACTGGTTGGGCACTGAAGCGTGTCTTTAGGCCGGGCTTTCTAAAGAAGGTGAGTCGCACTTCTGTTGTTGAACACTACGGTATTAAGACTTTGCTCTACGGCGTCCTCCTTCCTGGGCCAGATATTGGCAAACAAGCCGCCGCTGAAATGCGTGCGATTGATGCAGCAGGTCATGAAACTGGAATTCACACCTGGGATCATGTGGCCTGGCAAGACGCAGTGCGTAATCGTGATGCCCAATGGACTAAAGCACAGATGCAAAAGAGCTGGGATCGCTTTGTAGAAATCTTCGGGCACACACCAGTTACCTATGGTGCCGCTGGCTGGCAAATGAATGAAGCTGCTTTTGAGCAACTTGATCAATGGGGTATCAAATACTCTTCTGATGGTAGAGCCGAACCGAATTTGATGCCATATCGCTTTGACCTGCCCTCCGGTAAAGCGAAACATGTGCAATACCCAACTACCCTACCCACCTTTGATGAGTTGATTGGCATTGATGATGCAGACGAGTTTGGCGCCGTCACAAGACTTCTTGAGATCACCCAAAGTAATCCCAATGATCAGGTATTTACTTTGCATGCGGAGCTAGAAGGTCAAAAGCTGCTACCCGCCTTTGAGCAATTGCTCGCCGGATGGTTAAACCAAGGTCACGATCTAGTAACTATGGGCGAATTGCATCAATCCTGGGAAGCAACTAAACAACTCGATAAAATAGCTGTACAACCCGTCACTTGGGGAGAAATTCCCAACCGAAGTGGCGAACTCATTTTGCAATCAAGTTAA
- a CDS encoding peroxiredoxin → MTVEIGKPMPPCAIPATSGLTFTPDSAKGKKLVIYFYPKDMTPGCTAESGEFRDNIDAFTKANTLIVGVSRDSIKSHDNFRSKLGLPFELVADTEEILCQLFGVMKLKNMYGKQVRGVERSTFLFDSSGKLAKEWRGLKVPGHVTEVLQAAQVTK, encoded by the coding sequence ATGACAGTAGAAATTGGTAAGCCAATGCCCCCGTGTGCAATCCCAGCAACATCAGGATTGACGTTTACTCCAGACTCAGCCAAAGGCAAAAAGCTGGTAATCTACTTTTACCCAAAAGATATGACTCCTGGCTGCACAGCAGAGTCTGGTGAATTCCGGGACAACATTGATGCCTTCACTAAAGCCAATACCTTAATCGTTGGCGTATCTCGGGATAGCATCAAATCTCACGATAACTTCCGCAGCAAACTTGGGCTGCCATTTGAGCTAGTGGCTGATACCGAAGAAATCCTCTGTCAACTCTTTGGTGTGATGAAGTTGAAAAACATGTATGGCAAACAAGTTCGTGGTGTTGAGCGCAGCACCTTCCTCTTTGACTCTTCAGGTAAGCTCGCAAAAGAGTGGCGCGGCCTTAAGGTTCCTGGACATGTGACAGAGGTATTACAAGCAGCCCAAGTTACCAAATAA